One stretch of Leadbetterella byssophila DSM 17132 DNA includes these proteins:
- the mnmG gene encoding tRNA uridine-5-carboxymethylaminomethyl(34) synthesis enzyme MnmG, translating to MFSKYDVIVVGAGHAGCEAAHAAATMGSEVLLITMNLQTIAQMSCNPAMGGVAKGQIVREIDALGGMSGIVSDETMIQFRMLNRSKGPAMWSPRCQSDRMEFALNWRDKLERNPKVSFWQEMVTDILVKDNIVYGVKTSLGLEIHAKTVVLTNGTFLNGKIHIGEKNFGGGRTGESAAFGITEKLVSLGFESGRMKTGTPPRVDGRTINYEAMQEQLGDENPEKFSYTDTPKLEKQNSCWISYTNLAVHEELRKGFDKSPMFNGRIKGLGPRYCPSVEDKINRFAEKDSHQIFLEPEGRTTIEMYVNGFSTSLPEDIQYKAIRKIPGFENVKLLRPGYAIEYDYFPPTQLKLTLETQRVENLFFAGQINGTTGYEEAGAQGLIAGINAHRKAHELSAFILKRDEAYIGVLIDDLVNKGTDEPYRMFTSRAEFRTILRQDNADIRLTKKGYEIGLANKERLDRVEEKIKNSEELIHKLETTKLSPEEINPYLTKINSSPLREKSTISSLIKRPEIGIKELEEGNVLVQEITNTYTKEQKEQAEIKIKYEKYIEKELLMAEKIAKLDEVKLNTEFDYMALKSLSIEARQKLTAAKPMNLGQASRISGVSPADISVLMLYLGR from the coding sequence ATGTTTAGTAAATATGATGTTATCGTGGTAGGAGCAGGCCACGCAGGATGTGAAGCTGCACACGCAGCTGCAACTATGGGATCAGAAGTTCTATTAATCACCATGAACTTACAGACCATAGCACAGATGTCTTGCAATCCTGCTATGGGAGGGGTTGCAAAAGGGCAAATAGTACGAGAAATCGACGCGCTAGGAGGGATGTCAGGAATTGTTTCAGACGAAACAATGATCCAATTCCGCATGTTAAATAGATCAAAGGGTCCAGCCATGTGGTCGCCAAGGTGTCAATCAGACAGAATGGAATTTGCATTAAACTGGAGAGATAAACTGGAAAGAAATCCAAAAGTATCCTTCTGGCAAGAAATGGTAACTGACATCCTGGTAAAAGACAATATAGTATATGGAGTCAAAACATCACTCGGACTAGAAATACATGCAAAAACAGTTGTACTAACTAACGGCACATTCCTAAATGGAAAAATACATATAGGAGAAAAGAACTTTGGGGGAGGAAGGACCGGGGAATCCGCAGCATTTGGAATAACGGAGAAACTAGTTTCATTAGGATTTGAATCCGGAAGAATGAAAACGGGAACACCACCTCGAGTAGATGGAAGGACCATCAACTACGAAGCAATGCAAGAGCAACTAGGAGATGAGAATCCAGAAAAATTCTCATATACAGATACTCCAAAACTAGAGAAACAAAATTCTTGTTGGATCAGCTATACCAACCTAGCCGTCCATGAAGAATTAAGAAAAGGATTCGATAAATCACCGATGTTTAACGGTAGAATTAAAGGACTAGGACCAAGGTACTGCCCATCTGTAGAAGACAAAATCAACAGATTTGCAGAAAAAGATAGCCACCAAATCTTCTTAGAACCGGAAGGTAGAACAACCATAGAGATGTATGTAAATGGATTCTCTACCTCACTACCGGAAGATATACAATATAAAGCCATCAGAAAAATACCTGGTTTCGAAAACGTAAAACTACTACGTCCAGGATATGCCATAGAATACGACTATTTCCCACCTACCCAATTAAAACTTACTTTAGAAACCCAGAGAGTAGAAAACCTTTTCTTCGCTGGACAAATCAACGGCACTACAGGCTATGAAGAAGCAGGGGCACAAGGATTAATAGCGGGTATAAATGCACATAGAAAAGCCCATGAATTATCAGCATTTATCCTAAAAAGAGACGAGGCATACATAGGCGTTCTAATAGATGACTTGGTGAATAAAGGCACAGATGAGCCGTACCGTATGTTCACTTCCCGAGCGGAATTCAGAACCATACTAAGACAAGATAACGCCGATATCCGCTTAACAAAAAAAGGATATGAAATAGGCTTAGCAAATAAAGAAAGACTGGATAGGGTAGAGGAAAAAATAAAGAATTCAGAAGAATTAATACATAAGTTAGAAACCACAAAATTGAGCCCTGAAGAGATAAATCCGTACTTAACAAAAATTAATTCATCTCCATTAAGGGAAAAAAGTACAATAAGTTCTCTAATAAAAAGACCTGAAATAGGTATAAAGGAACTAGAAGAAGGAAATGTACTAGTTCAGGAAATAACCAATACTTATACTAAGGAACAAAAAGAACAAGCTGAGATAAAAATTAAGTATGAGAAATATATAGAAAAGGAACTACTAATGGCAGAAAAAATAGCCAAACTAGACGAAGTAAAGTTAAACACGGAATTCGACTATATGGCTTTAAAATCCCTTTCTATAGAGGCAAGACAAAAATTAACTGCAGCAAAACCGATGAACCTCGGACAAGCCTCTAGAATCAGCGGGGTATCTCCAGCAGACATTTCAGTACTTATGCTATATTTAGGAAGATGA
- a CDS encoding ComF family protein: protein MMNINLYYLRSSLLDFFFPRFCVACEKQITEWESAICLPCFWSMPRYSALQMDHLRSKFWGKVKIHGVFAYLKFQKGNAVQDVLHAIKYKNQRELAIWLGQSMGREFFWNVDAIVPIPLHKDKWKTRGFNQAACLALGISKIWNVQIRADLLLKKRNTVTQTKSGGRLSRFLNLQKAFVGVPQENIPQRVLLVDDVLTTGATLEAASVVLLGLGVKEVYIACLAAAD, encoded by the coding sequence ATGATGAATATTAATCTATACTATCTACGATCTTCCCTCCTTGATTTCTTCTTTCCAAGGTTTTGCGTAGCATGTGAAAAACAAATCACAGAGTGGGAAAGTGCCATTTGTTTACCTTGCTTCTGGTCTATGCCTAGATATTCAGCTTTACAAATGGACCACCTAAGGTCTAAATTTTGGGGTAAAGTCAAGATTCACGGCGTATTTGCCTACCTCAAGTTTCAGAAAGGAAACGCTGTTCAGGATGTTCTGCATGCCATTAAATATAAAAATCAAAGGGAATTAGCCATCTGGTTAGGCCAATCTATGGGCAGAGAATTTTTCTGGAATGTGGATGCTATTGTACCCATACCCTTGCATAAAGATAAATGGAAAACCAGAGGTTTTAATCAGGCAGCATGTTTGGCTTTAGGTATTAGTAAAATTTGGAATGTGCAAATAAGAGCAGATTTACTTCTTAAAAAGAGAAATACGGTTACCCAAACAAAATCAGGAGGTAGATTAAGCAGGTTTTTAAATCTACAGAAAGCATTTGTGGGTGTTCCGCAAGAAAATATACCTCAGCGAGTACTTCTGGTGGATGATGTTTTAACTACAGGTGCCACCTTAGAAGCGGCATCTGTAGTCCTTTTGGGTCTAGGAGTTAAGGAGGTTTATATAGCTTGCTTAGCTGCAGCCGACTAG
- a CDS encoding DUF4175 family protein, whose amino-acid sequence MNAAMQNTIDKIGEYKKKLYKNQLIKGLLISTALLLGLFLLINFLEFIGRFGTYPRLILFVIYIAASAYTLAQFILKPLYYLFNTDNKLSNEEAAIQIGRYFPEIKDKLINTIQLAQVNSVDNSLLEASIAQRTEELKWIKFADAIQFRDNRKYLKFVLPPVAIALCIALALPKFYHSTERIVKFTKTFADPAPFTFYIENEKLQAYKHEDFTLHVKMQGETLPDEVFILAQGRRYKMLTEDGINYSHTFNHIQEPTPFHFEAAGYTSDSYKIDLVGRPQLLSFNVSLKYPAYLGKSPENFDNVGNLIIPEGTIVRWSFKTDAADKFEIVFDSSDVVNVDKGIFRDFNYQRKISKSTAYEIQLHNEHSENADPIHYFINVIPDRYPQITFEQMADTALYQYIGIGGTISDDYGITKLQLFYRNSNNPQFKSIQIPFNKSSLSQTFFYQLDLQELGLSRNDQLEYYLMVTDNDGVKGPKSTKTSTLRYLMPTDQEYSQDVENQVNKAENQFDELVKKSRDFKKDLNTIENELKKKKQLDFQDKKDLDRLLQKKEELNKEIQDLKNQLQELLEKQSRFEQQSPQLQQKMEMIQKMLNELMESKDSKVLEELKKMMEKSLDEKSLDQLEKFNKNQRNLDKELDRTLKLFQELQRKQKIEETSNELKELAEEQEKLSEADANPQDQEKINQKFEDIKKKLEDIENRSNELNKSFDPMDDKQSEISEDQKQAKKELSQQNKDAASKAQKNAAKKMKQMAEEMEQQMQSAEMQQAQVDLNAMREILENLIKVSHDQERIMKTFRTLSVSDPRFVQLSQEQLNIANDAKIIEDSLFTLASRVMQLEATVTKEVTAMKNHIDESVKLIRERKLPQASMRQQSSMTSMNNLALLLSDVFKQMQSQMATPGSGKGKQNGSSPGDFGKKQQMINQRMEGIGSEGKTQREISEEIAKLVNEQAKLRKELQEMQDKLNGTEVGKKLGDELKNLQKEMEKSEEDLVNKKITPELKRRQKLIETRLLEADKAIKEQELDPNRQAKTAQKIQRSTPPDLEKFKKEKEKQVELLRTTPPNYTPFYKNQTENYFKKIN is encoded by the coding sequence ATGAATGCCGCAATGCAAAATACGATAGACAAAATAGGGGAGTATAAGAAAAAATTATACAAAAACCAGCTAATTAAAGGCCTATTAATCAGTACGGCTTTGCTATTAGGTTTGTTTTTGTTAATTAATTTTCTGGAATTCATCGGAAGATTTGGCACTTATCCACGACTAATACTATTTGTCATATACATTGCGGCATCTGCTTATACTTTGGCACAATTTATCCTGAAACCCTTATATTATCTATTTAATACAGACAACAAATTAAGTAACGAAGAGGCTGCAATTCAAATAGGGAGATACTTTCCAGAGATTAAGGATAAACTTATTAACACTATACAGTTAGCACAGGTAAATTCTGTGGATAATTCTTTATTGGAGGCTAGTATAGCGCAAAGAACCGAAGAGCTAAAATGGATTAAATTTGCGGATGCTATCCAGTTTCGGGATAATCGTAAGTATCTCAAATTTGTATTACCGCCAGTTGCCATCGCTCTGTGTATAGCTTTAGCCTTACCTAAATTTTATCATAGTACAGAAAGAATTGTAAAGTTCACCAAGACTTTTGCAGACCCGGCTCCCTTTACTTTCTATATAGAAAATGAAAAACTACAGGCTTACAAGCATGAAGATTTCACCCTACACGTAAAAATGCAGGGAGAAACTTTACCTGATGAAGTTTTTATTCTAGCTCAAGGAAGAAGATATAAAATGTTAACAGAGGATGGTATTAATTATAGCCATACCTTTAATCATATTCAAGAACCCACACCTTTTCATTTTGAAGCAGCAGGATATACTTCAGATTCATATAAGATTGACCTAGTAGGTAGACCACAATTATTATCATTCAATGTTTCTTTAAAGTACCCAGCATATTTAGGGAAATCCCCAGAAAATTTTGATAATGTGGGTAACTTAATCATCCCGGAAGGTACTATAGTACGCTGGTCCTTTAAGACGGATGCTGCAGATAAATTTGAAATAGTTTTCGACAGTAGCGATGTGGTTAATGTGGATAAAGGCATTTTTCGAGACTTCAACTATCAGCGAAAAATTTCCAAAAGCACCGCATACGAAATCCAATTACACAATGAACACAGTGAGAATGCAGATCCTATTCACTACTTTATCAACGTTATCCCCGATAGATATCCACAGATCACTTTTGAACAAATGGCAGATACCGCCTTATATCAATACATAGGAATAGGAGGGACCATATCTGACGATTACGGTATTACTAAGCTTCAGTTATTTTATAGAAATTCAAATAATCCACAATTCAAATCCATACAAATACCTTTTAACAAATCTTCTTTGTCACAAACTTTCTTTTACCAATTAGATTTACAAGAATTGGGATTATCAAGAAATGACCAATTGGAATATTATTTGATGGTTACGGACAATGATGGGGTGAAGGGACCAAAATCCACAAAAACCAGTACGCTACGTTACCTCATGCCCACGGATCAAGAATATTCACAGGATGTGGAAAACCAGGTGAATAAAGCAGAAAACCAATTTGATGAATTAGTAAAAAAATCGCGTGATTTCAAAAAGGACCTCAATACCATAGAGAATGAATTAAAGAAAAAGAAACAACTCGATTTTCAGGATAAAAAAGACCTAGATCGCCTACTTCAAAAGAAAGAGGAATTAAATAAGGAGATTCAAGATCTAAAAAACCAACTTCAGGAATTATTGGAGAAGCAAAGCAGATTTGAACAACAAAGTCCACAGCTTCAACAAAAAATGGAAATGATCCAGAAGATGTTAAACGAGTTAATGGAAAGTAAAGACTCCAAAGTATTAGAAGAACTAAAGAAAATGATGGAAAAGAGTCTAGATGAGAAATCACTAGACCAATTGGAAAAATTCAATAAGAACCAGAGAAACCTGGATAAAGAACTAGATAGAACATTGAAGTTATTCCAAGAACTACAAAGGAAACAAAAGATAGAGGAAACCTCTAATGAATTAAAAGAACTTGCTGAAGAGCAAGAGAAACTTAGTGAGGCAGATGCAAATCCACAAGATCAAGAAAAGATCAATCAAAAGTTTGAGGATATCAAAAAGAAGCTGGAGGATATAGAGAATAGAAGCAATGAGTTAAATAAGTCCTTCGACCCGATGGACGATAAGCAATCAGAAATATCGGAAGATCAGAAGCAGGCTAAAAAGGAACTATCACAACAAAATAAAGATGCTGCATCCAAAGCACAGAAGAATGCTGCCAAAAAAATGAAACAGATGGCAGAGGAGATGGAGCAACAAATGCAGTCGGCTGAAATGCAACAAGCCCAAGTAGACCTTAATGCCATGAGAGAAATTCTCGAAAATCTAATCAAGGTCTCGCACGATCAGGAAAGAATCATGAAAACATTTAGAACACTTTCTGTATCTGATCCAAGGTTTGTTCAATTATCACAGGAACAATTAAACATAGCGAATGACGCAAAAATAATTGAAGACTCCTTATTCACACTAGCGAGTAGAGTAATGCAACTAGAAGCTACAGTCACAAAAGAAGTGACGGCAATGAAGAACCACATTGATGAATCTGTAAAACTGATCCGCGAGAGAAAATTACCTCAGGCATCCATGCGTCAGCAGTCAAGCATGACCTCTATGAATAATTTAGCTTTATTATTAAGTGATGTTTTCAAACAGATGCAATCACAAATGGCAACTCCAGGATCCGGTAAAGGAAAACAAAATGGATCAAGCCCAGGGGATTTCGGAAAGAAACAACAAATGATTAACCAAAGGATGGAAGGTATTGGATCCGAAGGTAAAACACAAAGAGAAATTTCTGAAGAAATAGCTAAACTAGTTAATGAACAAGCTAAACTAAGAAAGGAACTTCAAGAAATGCAAGACAAACTAAACGGAACCGAAGTGGGCAAAAAACTTGGAGACGAACTCAAAAATCTTCAAAAAGAAATGGAGAAATCAGAGGAGGATCTTGTCAACAAAAAGATCACCCCAGAATTAAAAAGAAGACAAAAGTTAATTGAAACAAGACTACTAGAAGCAGACAAAGCAATAAAAGAGCAAGAACTTGATCCAAATCGCCAAGCTAAAACAGCACAAAAGATTCAAAGATCCACACCACCAGATCTAGAAAAATTCAAAAAAGAAAAAGAAAAACAAGTGGAATTATTGAGAACCACACCCCCTAATTACACACCATTCTATAAGAACCAGACAGAAAATTATTTCAAGAAGATAAATTAA
- a CDS encoding M14 family metallopeptidase — protein sequence MYKILLLMSFSITLIAQNFKGQEPIKPVDTRSRPTLGRCKGRVELGDVIIENKFEGGACEQPYLDSTGAICIPIAPENEPINSSPWYAFRISTEEHREVEIKLIYPSKYKHRYDPKWSGDRVHWHQLGGKSSGSEYTFYLELSNRPLFVASQPLFTSSDVYRWILDLTGSEPLKIGNTPNGLPIPYFEIGNKSSKRQLVFLGRQHPPEVTGHKAMQYFIEELSQLPEFTDNYHALVLPLLNPDGVDAGNWRHNSRGVDLNRDWYEFHQDETRLVRDFLKNWVQGDLIFSIDFHSTYEDIYYIVNPDLKKGRTRFVEEWIRTSSKHLPDYSPHIKPLYFEPPTSTAFSYLFETYGTEALVFEIGDKTEDEFIRKKSRASARELVEILKKY from the coding sequence ATGTATAAGATTTTACTACTAATGAGCTTCAGCATTACGCTTATAGCCCAAAACTTTAAAGGACAAGAGCCCATTAAGCCTGTGGATACGCGAAGTAGGCCTACTTTAGGACGGTGCAAAGGCAGGGTAGAATTAGGGGATGTTATCATCGAAAACAAGTTTGAAGGAGGCGCATGTGAGCAGCCTTACTTGGATTCAACAGGCGCCATTTGTATACCCATTGCACCGGAAAATGAACCCATAAATTCGAGTCCCTGGTATGCATTTAGAATTAGCACAGAAGAACATAGAGAAGTGGAGATAAAGTTAATATATCCTTCCAAATACAAGCACAGATATGATCCCAAATGGAGCGGAGACCGGGTGCATTGGCATCAATTGGGAGGAAAATCTTCGGGGAGTGAGTATACCTTTTATTTGGAACTGTCCAATAGGCCTCTTTTCGTGGCCTCACAGCCACTTTTTACTAGTTCTGATGTCTACAGATGGATTTTAGATTTAACAGGCTCAGAACCGCTAAAAATAGGAAATACGCCAAATGGTTTACCCATTCCCTATTTTGAAATAGGGAATAAGTCTTCAAAAAGACAATTGGTCTTTTTAGGAAGACAGCATCCACCAGAAGTGACGGGTCATAAGGCCATGCAGTACTTCATAGAAGAATTATCCCAGCTTCCTGAATTTACCGATAATTATCATGCATTAGTATTACCGTTGTTGAATCCTGATGGTGTGGACGCGGGCAACTGGAGGCATAATTCAAGGGGAGTTGATCTGAATAGAGACTGGTATGAATTTCATCAAGATGAAACGCGTTTGGTACGGGATTTCCTGAAAAATTGGGTACAAGGAGACTTAATATTCTCTATAGATTTCCATTCTACTTATGAAGACATCTATTATATCGTAAATCCGGACCTTAAGAAGGGTAGAACCAGATTTGTAGAGGAATGGATCAGGACATCGAGTAAACATTTACCGGATTATTCTCCACACATTAAACCTTTATATTTCGAACCACCTACTTCTACAGCATTCAGTTACTTATTTGAAACGTATGGCACGGAAGCATTGGTATTTGAGATCGGGGATAAGACGGAAGATGAATTTATACGTAAGAAGAGCAGAGCATCAGCAAGGGAACTAGTAGAAATACTTAAAAAATACTAG
- a CDS encoding exodeoxyribonuclease III, which yields MKITTFNVNGIRSAINKGLLEWLSKENPDILCLQEIKLSETELVESLFTDLGYHCYWYPAIKKGYSGVAILSKIPANQIVKGIEHELYDSEGRIILAQFADFQLVSAYFPSGTTGDVRQEIKYKFLDDFLIYAEKLKATGTPLLICGDVNICHKEIDIHNPKSNAKTSGFLPEERAWVDRFCECGFVDTFRHKVKDPHHYTWWSYRAGARGKNLGWRIDYIFAANMLPESIQNVHIHSDVMMSDHCPVSLEFKL from the coding sequence ATGAAAATTACTACATTTAACGTAAACGGCATCCGATCAGCCATTAACAAAGGCTTGCTGGAATGGCTAAGCAAAGAAAACCCAGATATTTTATGTTTACAAGAAATAAAACTTTCAGAAACTGAACTAGTTGAAAGTCTTTTCACAGATCTGGGTTACCATTGCTATTGGTATCCGGCAATTAAAAAAGGTTACAGTGGAGTAGCTATTTTAAGTAAAATACCTGCTAATCAAATAGTTAAAGGAATAGAACACGAATTATACGACTCAGAAGGAAGAATAATTTTAGCACAATTCGCTGATTTCCAGTTGGTTTCAGCATATTTTCCTTCCGGAACCACAGGAGATGTTCGCCAGGAAATAAAATATAAGTTTCTAGATGACTTTTTAATCTATGCAGAGAAACTCAAAGCTACAGGTACGCCTTTGTTGATTTGTGGAGATGTAAATATTTGTCACAAGGAAATAGATATACATAATCCTAAATCCAATGCAAAAACATCCGGTTTCTTGCCAGAAGAGAGAGCATGGGTAGACCGTTTTTGCGAATGCGGATTTGTGGATACTTTCAGACATAAAGTAAAAGACCCTCATCATTACACTTGGTGGTCATACAGAGCAGGGGCAAGAGGAAAGAACCTTGGATGGCGTATTGATTATATATTTGCAGCAAATATGTTACCGGAAAGTATTCAGAATGTGCACATTCACTCAGATGTGATGATGTCTGATCACTGCCCGGTTTCTTTAGAATTCAAATTGTAG
- a CDS encoding Ig-like domain-containing protein translates to MKKIIYLACILLSSCAQIIAPTGGEPDKTPPELVSSYPENKTKNYKGKEFKLSFNELIDASKLNSELVIVPDPGQPYEVKVKNKEVIIKFDKELAENTTYTLNFRNGITDLTEKNPAKNLKLVISTGSEIDSLQVSGNIKDLFTKEEKLDVTVGLYPYDTLDFGKKKPLYFIKTDSSGNYTFENIKSDKYFLLAFTDKNNNLRFDQKEEQVGFLPDSIHVNQNLNLSSIEIYRANHTKNKIKRTIVRENEMVLQLEKPVLRASIIFENKEDSLKTSMFAKGPEIKFFRLEKEIQDSIKAKIVLQDSLLISDTLQQKIYFKPESNRKKKIGTISLLSSIKNQQEVTTDMKYEFSVDQPLKRLDLEKIQLKADTNEIAVNNIYIIDNQHFTIEIPKVNAKDIEIHIPSNILENYQGDTNTVVVLKNPLLKDDQLGLVEGEVQDKERPKIALLQDENRTKIIRQINFTDRFIFDKIVPGSYQITIVFDDNKNGIWDPGNLELRKLPEEVLSTKEPIRIRANYEFRNLKIE, encoded by the coding sequence ATGAAGAAAATAATATATTTAGCTTGTATACTGCTTTCCTCCTGTGCTCAAATCATTGCACCCACAGGAGGAGAGCCAGATAAAACTCCACCCGAATTAGTAAGCTCTTATCCGGAAAACAAAACTAAAAACTATAAAGGAAAAGAATTTAAATTAAGCTTCAATGAACTAATTGATGCTAGTAAATTAAACAGTGAATTAGTGATAGTACCAGATCCCGGTCAACCCTATGAAGTTAAGGTAAAGAACAAGGAGGTAATCATCAAATTCGACAAAGAGCTTGCCGAGAATACAACCTACACCCTAAATTTCAGAAATGGAATAACGGATCTAACAGAAAAAAATCCAGCAAAAAACCTAAAATTAGTTATTAGCACTGGATCAGAAATAGATTCCTTACAAGTATCAGGTAATATAAAAGACTTATTCACTAAGGAAGAAAAACTAGATGTTACTGTAGGGCTATACCCTTATGACACTCTAGACTTTGGTAAAAAGAAACCATTATACTTTATTAAAACGGATTCCTCCGGAAACTATACCTTTGAAAACATCAAAAGCGATAAATATTTCCTTTTAGCATTTACAGATAAAAACAATAATCTCCGATTCGATCAAAAAGAGGAACAAGTAGGATTTTTGCCAGACAGTATACATGTCAACCAAAATTTAAACTTGTCTTCAATAGAAATATATAGAGCGAATCACACTAAAAATAAAATTAAAAGAACTATAGTACGCGAAAATGAAATGGTTTTACAATTAGAAAAACCAGTGCTGCGCGCAAGTATAATCTTTGAAAATAAAGAGGATAGTTTAAAAACCTCCATGTTTGCAAAAGGGCCAGAAATAAAGTTCTTTAGGTTAGAGAAGGAAATTCAAGACAGTATTAAAGCAAAAATAGTATTACAGGATTCCCTATTGATTTCCGATACACTGCAACAGAAAATATACTTCAAACCAGAAAGCAATAGAAAAAAGAAAATAGGCACTATAAGCCTACTTTCCTCTATCAAAAATCAACAGGAAGTAACCACCGATATGAAGTATGAATTTTCAGTAGATCAACCCTTAAAGAGATTAGATTTGGAAAAGATTCAATTGAAAGCAGATACTAATGAGATTGCAGTAAACAATATATATATAATTGATAATCAACATTTTACTATAGAGATCCCTAAGGTTAATGCGAAAGATATTGAAATACATATACCATCAAACATACTAGAAAATTACCAAGGAGACACCAATACGGTTGTAGTACTTAAAAACCCCCTTTTAAAGGACGATCAGCTAGGTTTAGTGGAGGGAGAGGTTCAAGACAAGGAGAGGCCTAAAATAGCCCTGTTACAAGACGAAAACCGGACAAAAATAATCCGACAGATAAACTTTACAGACAGATTCATTTTTGATAAAATAGTACCAGGCTCATACCAAATCACTATTGTATTCGATGATAATAAAAATGGTATTTGGGATCCGGGAAATCTGGAATTAAGAAAACTACCTGAAGAAGTACTTAGTACTAAGGAGCCTATACGAATTAGAGCGAACTATGAATTTAGGAATCTAAAAATAGAATAG
- a CDS encoding acyl-CoA thioesterase yields MTPYFAETRIRWSDLDANRHLANASYMNFTSYARMDYLRHLGIHMRDLMKWNLGPAVLREEFSFFKEGYDNEDIIITVEVTGMSKQGEMFEFTHNLYKKKDGTHMAYSRVLGVWFSMDQRKITPPPTEMLEKFQKVVAQDAKVLSLADLKNLPVKPQNINIEDWL; encoded by the coding sequence GTGACTCCATATTTTGCAGAAACTCGCATCAGATGGTCAGATCTTGATGCAAATAGACATCTAGCGAATGCTTCCTACATGAATTTTACATCCTATGCCCGAATGGACTACCTTCGTCATCTAGGCATTCATATGCGGGATTTGATGAAGTGGAATCTAGGTCCTGCCGTACTAAGAGAGGAATTTTCCTTTTTTAAAGAAGGGTATGATAACGAAGACATTATCATTACGGTAGAAGTAACCGGTATGTCTAAACAGGGTGAAATGTTTGAATTTACCCATAATCTTTACAAGAAAAAAGATGGAACACACATGGCATATTCACGCGTATTAGGAGTATGGTTTAGTATGGACCAAAGAAAAATAACTCCCCCTCCTACTGAAATGTTAGAGAAGTTCCAAAAGGTAGTAGCTCAGGATGCTAAGGTACTAAGCCTTGCAGATCTGAAAAACCTACCTGTAAAGCCTCAAAACATTAATATTGAAGATTGGCTTTGA